In the genome of Mangifera indica cultivar Alphonso chromosome 9, CATAS_Mindica_2.1, whole genome shotgun sequence, the window ACTTTTGTAGAGCTCTAGCAGGAAGCAGTTTGCTCTCCGGACAGCACATGCCAAGCTAAATGAGGTGAGTTgaaaatgtttataaatttaGCGCTGGATTCAAGTTGATCGAGCCTGACCATGGGTTGATTTGAGCTCAGCTTGAATTTTAAATAGTAAGTTCAAGCTTGTTTGAATTGGTCAAGGTTGTCAACAGGATGAATAATATCACCAACAAAATAAACATTATTGTCAGAAAGGGATTCGAGCCAAACTATCAAGTTAAACCGAACCGAACTGGATCAGTTTCAATCCAGCCCTATATAAATTGATTAGAAATCATTGTCAGCATATGCTAACCATAACTACTTAAATTATAAGGTTATTGCCGAGAAGCCTTCAAACTCTGCCCCAGTAAATGACAAGCCCAAGTCTGAAGTTGCATCATCAGAAGGAAATGTTGAATctgcagaaaagaaaattcctAATGCATCATCAGTTTCAGCATTCATGACTCAAGTATCTGACCTCATCAAGTAAGTTCAAATTTggctcaaatcaaactaaacaccgAGCCAATGGCTCAGTTTGGATGCACCTGTAGCATCCATGTTAATAGGTTAatgcaaaatatatatcattttggTCTAGAGTTGATTTTTTCCTTCCATGATCAGGCTTGTGGATTCGAGGGATATTATGGAGCTACAAATGAAGCAATATGACTGTGAGCTGACAATAAGGAAAAAGGAAGCTTTGCTGCAACCACCACCTGTTGTCTCAATGCCACCTGCTATGTCCCATTTAATGTATGCTCCACCTCCGCCTGCAGCCTCGGCTCCTGCTGCTGCTGCAAGCCCAGCTGCTTCTGCACCAGCACCTGCTTTACCTGCCCCACCAAAGCCAGCCCAATCATCTCACCTTCCACTGAAATGCCCCATGGCCGGTACCTTTTATCGAAGCCCTGCACCTGGAGAACCACCTTTCGTTAAGGTAAGGTTTTGTGTTAGTAAGTCTACCATATTAAATCTTTCCCTGCTAGAGAAGAGTACCAGTGTACTTTATGTTCAGTGGTGGATCCAGAAATAAAACTTAAGGGGgttaagattaaataaaagtaatatataaggaagtcaatgaataaataatgtaatttaaaaGAGGTCAATGTAAAGTTTTGGGAATTATACTGATGTTTTATATATACTGaagtaaaaatttttcaaagtcgAAAAAGATCAGCTTACCCCCTTTACAGCGTCTGCTACTGCTTCTGTCGTCCATCATGTAAATTATctcttattttataatctaaagaaatgatttatttctccttttgtgcttattttttattttccaggTTGGAGATAAGGTGCAGAAAGGTCAGGTCATTTGCATCATTGAGGCCATgaaattaatgaatgaaattgAAGTATGTTCATTCTCCATTTTCCTCCCTTCATGTTGCACTACTTTTCCTTCTAATTTTTGGAAGAATAACACttcatttacaaataaataagtaCTAATAGACTTGgctatcatcatatgattaagtggttttaaattagagataagtaaacaattaaatcatttaatcaaatgataatatgtcaaCCATTAGTACCCATTTCGACGAGCTAATGTTTGACCAAAGATGGCCAAACATTAGACCTTATTTCTCTATTATTCTTTTTACCTTGCAAAGATACTTGCTTAGGCAATTTTATGCAATTCAAATTATCAGCACTCATTTGAAATCATCATTATTGTTTCTCAGGCTGATCAATCTGGAACCATAGCTGAGGTATTAGTTGACGATGGAAAACCGGTCAGCATAGACACAGTATTGCCcccctctttctctctctctctctctctctctctctctctccctgtTTATCCATCTCTCCTTTAATATCATAGACAACTAAAACATCTCTCTCTTGTTTTTCCTGTGCAGCCTCTTTTCCTAATTGTACCCTAAACAATCGGCAAGCACCTTCATGGAACATGGTGGGAATACAAACTGTATCCCGAGGCTTCATCATAATAGGGTTCTTTAATATCCAGTCCTGTTGCAAATTCAGCTTTTGTTGAGAGTAAAGTTCATTTTAACataatatgtttaatttatcatatatgttttatgtttaggAAGTAGACAGGAATTTTACATGTAGGAGATTTGAGTTACTCAGACATGGTTGATGCTAGTTCTCCTTTGGAATTGTAATACATGGATTCAATCTTCTAAgccaactcaaattcaaatattcagaTTAATTCAACCTAaacttgtttataaaaatgaacctaatctttgatttaaatttgactaatttcacccaaagtttgaacaactcaaatcaaatctgaATTCCTAATACAAATTCGgctaaattttaatacaaattcgACAAAAAGAAATATAGATAAAGGTTGCAGGTGTATAAACTTTTGATAGATGCGATTCAAGATTAAAGGGCACAAACTAAACTTGTttacaaaaacaaacataatcttTGGTTCAAATTCAACTCGTTATCTGAGTTTGatcaactcaaatcaaatctaacttTAATTCTTAATACAAATTAGGCAGAAAGAAAAATAGGTCGAGGAAGTATCGACTTCTGATAGAAGATTAGAGGGCACAAGGTTTATGATGCTCTTTTGATAGAAGATTAGAGGGCAATAGGTATATGATGCTAAGTAGCATTGGAATTTATACTCAAAAGAGTGTAGTAAAATTTATGACACCCAGTCTGTCAAAACTATGTAAACAATGAAAAAACTTTCATTTCAGCCATTTCGTGAAACAAAATCGGATAAACGAACGTGTCTTGGCGAAATACGGAAGGCAATAAGATGATTTAATATCACAATTGAGCTACCACAACTACATTTCTACCAAAAAATGACAATCTAAAAAACAGCACGGTGgatgaatttgaataaagaaagaatGCATATGCTTACTGACTAATGCCAGACAAATCACAGAATGGAAACAGAGCAGAAAAAACACTTTCTCCCAAACAAACCCGCTTTCAGGCTACGTTGTCATGCTTCCCTTCTTCTGTTTCCACATTTCTATTCTTTTTCCTTCCTCTTTCATACTATACCCTGTATCTATTCCTATAATGTACACGTTAG includes:
- the LOC123226388 gene encoding biotin carboxyl carrier protein of acetyl-CoA carboxylase, chloroplastic-like; the protein is MAAISVPCPKISVVGAAARTQQQNQKQVKVEVLSFRNASKAKPSLSFASAFSGLQSSSRKQFALRTAHAKLNEVIAEKPSNSAPVNDKPKSEVASSEGNVESAEKKIPNASSVSAFMTQVSDLIKLVDSRDIMELQMKQYDCELTIRKKEALLQPPPVVSMPPAMSHLMYAPPPPAASAPAAAASPAASAPAPALPAPPKPAQSSHLPLKCPMAGTFYRSPAPGEPPFVKVGDKVQKGQVICIIEAMKLMNEIEADQSGTIAEVLVDDGKPVSIDTPLFLIVP